One window of Corynebacterium doosanense CAU 212 = DSM 45436 genomic DNA carries:
- the ruvX gene encoding Holliday junction resolvase RuvX produces MPIPDAPGEDDPGAGRRLGVDVGTVRIGVASSDRGAVLATPVETIPRKTGFTDRDQEDIDRLIELVESYEAVEVIVGLPRDLKGNGSASVKHAREIAFRINRRLVNQGLSIPVRFADERLTTVAATAALRASGVSEKAGRAVIDQAAAVEILQSWLDARAAYLRRVEESRATTTIDHPTVSNDPNHSEV; encoded by the coding sequence ATCCCGATCCCCGATGCCCCCGGCGAGGACGACCCGGGCGCTGGTCGTCGCCTGGGCGTCGACGTCGGCACCGTGCGCATCGGGGTCGCCTCCTCCGACCGGGGAGCCGTCCTGGCCACCCCGGTAGAGACCATCCCGCGCAAGACGGGATTCACGGACCGGGACCAGGAGGACATCGACCGGCTGATCGAGCTGGTGGAGTCCTACGAGGCGGTCGAGGTCATCGTCGGCCTGCCCCGTGACCTCAAGGGCAACGGCTCCGCCAGCGTCAAACACGCCCGGGAGATCGCCTTCCGCATCAACCGCCGCCTGGTCAACCAGGGGCTGTCCATCCCCGTGCGCTTTGCCGACGAGCGGCTCACCACCGTCGCCGCCACGGCCGCGCTACGGGCCTCCGGAGTCTCGGAGAAGGCCGGCCGCGCCGTGATCGACCAGGCCGCGGCCGTCGAGATCCTGCAGTCCTGGCTCGATGCCCGGGCGGCGTACCTCCGCCGGGTCGAAGAATCCCGCGCCACCACGACCATCGACCACCCGACCGTCAGCAACGACCCGAACCACAGTGAGGTTTAG